From Providencia sp. R33, a single genomic window includes:
- a CDS encoding helix-turn-helix transcriptional regulator — protein sequence MAQPSPRHDRLVHRLAYILTHLFKGETLSPRVLAAEFNVSLRTIQRDFHERLVYLDIEQQEEGYRLAGGQSALRTDSDILQFAQITDITPLFPVLDRKLLSLLLSRHAQGSPYVVYHAPPKALPSVYGGFALITQAILDNRFIHYEIGGKTTHCVAPYKLTYFNGHWYVCGVMNGLIHAVELLHLRDVGLSARHFKPDTALLQRMTERAFIQALPHFQYIKGILHPHQT from the coding sequence ATGGCACAACCGTCACCTCGCCATGACCGATTAGTTCATCGGTTGGCGTATATCCTGACCCATTTATTTAAAGGAGAAACCCTATCACCCCGAGTTTTAGCGGCTGAGTTTAATGTATCCCTGCGCACCATACAGCGGGATTTTCATGAACGTTTGGTCTATTTGGACATTGAACAACAGGAGGAAGGCTATCGCCTTGCAGGCGGACAATCCGCCTTACGCACCGACAGTGATATTTTGCAGTTTGCCCAGATTACGGATATTACACCACTTTTTCCGGTGCTTGACCGCAAATTGCTGTCGTTATTACTGAGTCGGCACGCGCAAGGCTCCCCGTATGTGGTCTATCACGCACCGCCCAAAGCTTTGCCGTCCGTGTACGGCGGCTTTGCTTTAATCACACAAGCCATTTTGGATAACCGATTTATTCATTATGAGATTGGGGGAAAAACCACTCATTGTGTCGCACCGTATAAGCTCACCTATTTTAATGGGCATTGGTATGTCTGCGGCGTGATGAATGGCCTTATTCATGCGGTTGAGTTGTTACACCTGCGTGATGTGGGGCTCAGTGCACGGCACTTTAAGCCGGACACTGCCTTGTTACAACGCATGACTGAGCGCGCTTTTATACAAGCGTTACCTCACTTTCAATACATCAAGGGGATATTACATCCCCATCAAACTTAA
- a CDS encoding DUF3944 domain-containing protein, which yields MPKYRIDPDLAFIAHCNNDDLSLLVSVLTHDHNDGKKRWSERLTRKPEYQLYYPNHQRYWTDICAELQTYGANSLVSAVRGNKGVLYREILLDVCKKLKVNFNSKSDIETLEMNLLMTVMEKSLDKLSEEELRTLSHDLQLNLTNPTPQLVMIALQAAVRTSGFAALEIATVAAMSIIELLGGVATWGTVFVANRALSFLAGPIGLTLTSAWLIADIAGPAYRVTIPACIIVAYLRQKSLSPA from the coding sequence ATGCCAAAATACCGTATTGACCCTGATTTAGCTTTTATTGCTCACTGCAATAATGACGACTTAAGCCTTTTAGTTTCCGTTCTGACTCATGACCATAACGATGGCAAAAAACGCTGGAGTGAGCGTTTGACACGGAAGCCGGAATATCAACTCTATTACCCTAACCATCAGCGTTATTGGACAGACATTTGTGCTGAACTACAAACCTATGGAGCCAACAGTTTAGTCAGCGCCGTACGTGGAAATAAAGGCGTGTTATATCGTGAAATTCTGCTTGATGTCTGTAAAAAGCTGAAAGTTAACTTTAATTCCAAAAGCGACATTGAAACACTGGAAATGAATTTGTTAATGACGGTGATGGAGAAAAGCTTAGATAAACTCAGTGAAGAAGAGCTCCGTACTCTTTCCCACGATTTACAACTGAATCTCACTAATCCCACTCCGCAATTGGTCATGATTGCCTTACAAGCCGCCGTTCGCACTTCCGGATTTGCGGCTCTGGAAATTGCCACGGTCGCTGCAATGAGCATCATCGAGCTACTTGGTGGCGTGGCGACATGGGGGACGGTATTTGTCGCTAATCGTGCCTTATCCTTCTTAGCGGGTCCTATTGGATTAACGCTCACCTCCGCATGGCTCATTGCGGACATTGCCGGTCCTGCGTACCGCGTCACGATACCCGCTTGCATCATTGTGGCATATCTGCGCCAAAAGTCCCTTTCACCGGCCTAA